A single region of the Montipora capricornis isolate CH-2021 chromosome 13, ASM3666992v2, whole genome shotgun sequence genome encodes:
- the LOC138030630 gene encoding uncharacterized protein, which translates to MPQSSKVFTAKNVKGARSDPRVQSNHRRTSEPRNYERGRYRGKQEDERVHYLSHHAVTRRDRETTLTKLRIVYDGSAKPTGRNHSLNYCLETRPNYKPQLFDKLVKFHWHKIGLIADLEKAFLMIGINETDRDMVRFLWFKDPSNPNSEIVQLRFTRLVFGLRPSPAILTSTIRHHRDAHVSEEFKPDFIELLKNSLYVDDLVTATSESRLCSKVDST; encoded by the coding sequence ATGCCTCAGTCATCTAAAGTGTTTACAGCCAAAAATGTTAAAGGAGCCAGAAGTGATCCACGAGTACAATCAAATCATCGAAGAACAAGTGAACCGAggaattatgaaagaggtcGCTACAGAGGAAAACAAGAAGACGAAAGAGTGCATTACCTTTCCCACCACGCCGTGACCCGAAGAGACCGCGAAACAACGTTAACTAAGCTGAGAATTGTGTATGACGGATCAGCCAAACCAACCGGACGTAATCACTCTCTGAACTATTGTCTTGAAACCAGGCCTAATTATAAACCACAGTTGTTCGACAAACTTGTTAAATTTCATTGGCACAAGATTGGTCTGATAGCCGACCTCGAAAAGGCCTTTCTCATGATTGGAATCAATGAAACGGACAGGGATATGGTAAGATTCCTGTGGTTTAAGGATCCGAGTAATCCGAACTCTGAGATAGTGCAATTGAGGTTTACGAGACTCGTGTTTGGGCTCAGACCATCTCCGGCCATATTGACATCGACTATTCGACACCATCGAGACGCACACGTATCTGAAGAATTTAAGCCAGATTTCATTGAGCTCCTGAAGAATTCTCTTTATGTCGATGATCTTGTAACTGCGACAAGTGAAAGTCGATTATGCAGCAAGGTGGATTCAACTTGA